The Acinetobacter lwoffii genomic sequence GTTCTGCCACGGTATTGGATAGGTCATTCAGGAATGGGGTCGAGGCCATGGTGAAATTCACCTGATGCTGATGAATCAGATCTACTGCTTTGGCTACATCCCAGCTTGGAAACATGGGACAACTTGCAAGCTGATTTCTTTGATTTTTATGGTCAGGCCTTAAATAAACTGGCCTTTGATGATGTGGTTACCCTGATTCATCTGCTCAATAAAGTAAATGATGGTTTGAAAAGTATTCATCTGCATAAAGAAGCAGATCAGGAATAAACAAATAGAAATTCAGCTTTAATTGAAGAGTATAAAAAAGAGCCTGTATTCAGGCTCTTTTTTTGAAGTTGAAATTATGCTTTTTGTGGATCGTATTGACGGTCTTTGATGAAAATCCCGGACACTGCCCCACATAAGAAATAAGCACCGCCCATAATCAGGAAGCCTAGACCAATTGAACCACCGCTGGCTGCCGCGCCAATAATCGCAGGTGCAAACATGGCGCCAATACGACCTGCATTATAAGCACCCCCTACTGCAGTACCACGAATCGAAGTGGCAAAGCTTTCCGTCATATAAGTGGCATTAATCGCATATGGAATACCATACAGGAATCCAAAGAAAATCAGCAGATAGGCAATGTTATCTGGTGTATTGAATAGCACAATCACGGGCAGAAAAATCGCCGTTCCGATGGCACCAAAAGAAAAGACAGCGCGTCTACCCAGACGGTCTGCGGCAAAGCCCGCCAGAATTTTTCCGAAAATCATCGCCACATAAGTACCAATCATATAGCCGGCCATGGATTTAAAATTCATGTGCAATTCAGATTCCAGATATGCCGGCATCCAGTTGTTTACGCCATAGTAGCCAAATTGCAGAAAACCGGCCGTAAAGATCCACAAAATAAACATTCTGCGATTCGCAGGATCCGCGAAAATCTCTTTGACTGTGCTTTTTTTGGCAGGCTGCTGTGCTGTGATTTCAGCTGGGGCATATAGACGCTGCAAACGTGCACGCTGCCAGGATTCTGGCTCAGGAACCAGTTTCTGGATAAAAATCGCCATAACCGAGGGAATAATGGCAATAAAAAACAGGGTTCGCCAGCCATATTCCGGAATGATCCATCCTGCCAGTACCGTGGCCACAATATAACCGACGGTCCATCCTGCCTGTAAGGTACCTAAAACCGTGGTGCGATATTCAGTTGGAACATATTCAGCCATGAGCGTATTGGCTGCAATATATAAAGAGCCTATGCCAAAGGCAGAAAGGAAGCGTAAAACAGCAAATTGTTCAAAGTTCTGTGCAAAGCCTAAGGCTGCGGTCAATATGGAAAATACCAGAATCGAAATGACTACGGTACGTACACGGCCCAGACGGTCACAGGCCCAGCCCCCTATAAAGCCACCAATCGCCATACCTGCCAAGGTAAAACTGCCTAGTGTACCAGCCTGCAGATTACTGAGACCAAACTCTGCTTTCAGGCTATTTAAACTGAAAGACAACAGCAACATGTCCGCGCCATCTACCAGTAAAGCCAGAAAGGCGAAAATAAAAGCAATTTGCTGGGTTCGTTTGGTCGTAGGTTTAATCTTTTCTAATTCTCTAGCTAAATCCGTCATATTTAAATCTCTGTTTCCCTATCCTTAGGTTTTCATGATCTTTTTATATTTAAAGCTATTCCGCTAGTGAATATGCTTTAAGGCTAATCCGTTTTTAATTCACCTGATTGACTCCTTTTTTAATCCTGTCTGGGAGATCCCTTTTTCCTTTTTATCAATTACCTCTTGTTCCTCGTTCATGCTTATATTTGCATCAGGCTAAAGAAAATAAGATGAATATTCAATTATTTTAGATGTTTTATTTTGTTATACGAAATTTATTATCATAAAGTTGATTGTTCTTTCATTTTCATATAGTTTTAAAAAGAGGGATAAGAACGATATGTCATTTGAATAAGATCGAACAGGGAGCGTAATAATGGGTGCCTTAACAGGATTTCGTGTACTGGATTT encodes the following:
- a CDS encoding MFS transporter — translated: MTDLARELEKIKPTTKRTQQIAFIFAFLALLVDGADMLLLSFSLNSLKAEFGLSNLQAGTLGSFTLAGMAIGGFIGGWACDRLGRVRTVVISILVFSILTAALGFAQNFEQFAVLRFLSAFGIGSLYIAANTLMAEYVPTEYRTTVLGTLQAGWTVGYIVATVLAGWIIPEYGWRTLFFIAIIPSVMAIFIQKLVPEPESWQRARLQRLYAPAEITAQQPAKKSTVKEIFADPANRRMFILWIFTAGFLQFGYYGVNNWMPAYLESELHMNFKSMAGYMIGTYVAMIFGKILAGFAADRLGRRAVFSFGAIGTAIFLPVIVLFNTPDNIAYLLIFFGFLYGIPYAINATYMTESFATSIRGTAVGGAYNAGRIGAMFAPAIIGAAASGGSIGLGFLIMGGAYFLCGAVSGIFIKDRQYDPQKA